The Paenibacillus thermoaerophilus genome segment CAGCGGCGCCGCGCGAGCGCCTGGCCGCGATGGCGGCGCGGCTGCGCGCGGCGGCGGAGGCCGCCGACGCGGTGCCGGCGCTGGCGGCCAGCGCCCGGGCGCTGCGCGAGAAGGCGGCGCGGCTCGCGGCGAGCCGCTTCACCATCTCGCTGTTCGGGGCGTTCAGCGCCGGCAAATCGTCGTTCGCGAACGCGCTGGTGGGGGAACGGGTTCTGCCCGTATCGCCCAATCCGACAACGGCCGCGATCAACCGGATTGTGCCGTCGACGCCGGAATGGCCTCACGGCACGGCCCGCGTCAAGATGAAGAGCGAACAAGCGATCCGCGACGATATCGCGTATTCGTTGGCCGCGCTCGGGCTGGAGCCGAAGCCGGGCGACGGAGCGCTCGACCAGATCCGCAAGCTGAAGCCCGCCGACGTGCCGCCCAAGGGCAAGCCGCATTACGCGTTCCTGCAGTCGGTGCTGGCCGGCTGGAACGACGCGATTCCGCATGCGGGCGCGGAGCTTCGGGCGACGATGGAGCAATTTCGCGAATACGTCGCGGTCGAAAGCAAGTCGTGTTTCGTCGAATGGATTGAGCTGCATTACGATTCGGCGCTCGCGGAGCAGGGCATCGTGCTGGTCGATACGCCGGGAGCGGATTCGATCAACGCCCGGCATACGGGAGTCGCGTTTAATTATATCCGCAATGCGGACGCCATTTTATTCGTTACGTATTACAATCACGCTTTCTCGCAAGCCGACCGCGAATTTTTGATGCAACTGGGGCGGGTCAAGGACAGCTTCGCTCTCGATAAAATGTTTTTTATCGTCAATGCCGCCGATCTCGCTTCCTCGCCGGAGGAATTGGCAGGCGTGGTGCGCCATGTCGAATCCAACCTGCTGCCGTTCGGCATCCGCAATCCGCGGATTTATCCGGTGTCGAGCCTGCAGGCGGTGGAAGGAAAGCTGGAGGGGAACGGCGCGAAGCTGTCCGGCTCCGGACTGACCGCGTTCGAATCCGATTTTATGCGGTTTGCGTCGACCGAACTCGCCGATCTGGCGGTGCGGTCGGCCGAAGACGAGCTGAGGCGCGTTCACGACACCGTGCGGGATTGGCTCGCCGAAGCGAAGCAGGATGCGGGCGAACGCCAGCGCAAGCTGCAGCGGCTGGAGACGCAGGCGGGCGAAGCGTTGGCGGCGCTCGAAGCTTCCGTCGGCCTCCGCGCCGACCTGGAGCAGCTTGACAAAGAAATCGGCGAGCTGTTGTACCATGTCAAGCAGCGAACCGCCTACCGGTATGGCGACTGGTTTACGATGGCCTTTAACGCTTCGACGATCCGGGAAGACGCCGGAGGCGTCCGGCGGACGCTGCGGGCGGCGGGCGCCGAGCTGCAGCGGCTTGTCTCGTACCAGCTCTCGCAGGAGGTGCTGGCGACGACGCTCCGGCTGGAGCGCACGCTCGGCAAGCTCGGCGAGGACCGGTTCGCCCGCTGGGCGGCGGAGCTGAAGCGCTCGGTGGACGGCTGGCAGCCGCCTGCCATGCCGGAAGCTTCGTTCCGCACGCCGGAGGTCGAGGAGCAACTGTCGGACGTCGCCGCCCTTGCCGACGAGCGTTGGCTGTCGGGCTTCTACAAGAGCAGCAAGCAATTTTTCGAGGGACGGGGCCGCGAGGAGCTGCGGGCCGCCCTGGAGCCGAAGCTTGCCGAGGCGGTTGCGGCGTACCTCGACCGGCAGTCGGCGATGCTGTCCGCCGCTTACGGCGAGCAGTATGCCGCTTGGATCGCCGAACAAACCGCCGCGCTGAAGGACGCCGTCGCCGCGCACCGGGACGGGCGCAAGGCGGCGCTGTCCGACGATGCCGGCATCACCGGCATGG includes the following:
- a CDS encoding dynamin family protein, with product AAPRERLAAMAARLRAAAEAADAVPALAASARALREKAARLAASRFTISLFGAFSAGKSSFANALVGERVLPVSPNPTTAAINRIVPSTPEWPHGTARVKMKSEQAIRDDIAYSLAALGLEPKPGDGALDQIRKLKPADVPPKGKPHYAFLQSVLAGWNDAIPHAGAELRATMEQFREYVAVESKSCFVEWIELHYDSALAEQGIVLVDTPGADSINARHTGVAFNYIRNADAILFVTYYNHAFSQADREFLMQLGRVKDSFALDKMFFIVNAADLASSPEELAGVVRHVESNLLPFGIRNPRIYPVSSLQAVEGKLEGNGAKLSGSGLTAFESDFMRFASTELADLAVRSAEDELRRVHDTVRDWLAEAKQDAGERQRKLQRLETQAGEALAALEASVGLRADLEQLDKEIGELLYHVKQRTAYRYGDWFTMAFNASTIREDAGGVRRTLRAAGAELQRLVSYQLSQEVLATTLRLERTLGKLGEDRFARWAAELKRSVDGWQPPAMPEASFRTPEVEEQLSDVAALADERWLSGFYKSSKQFFEGRGREELRAALEPKLAEAVAAYLDRQSAMLSAAYGEQYAAWIAEQTAALKDAVAAHRDGRKAALSDDAGITGMEKALEALRELLNSSAAGAAG